A region from the Aeromicrobium choanae genome encodes:
- the rpmE gene encoding 50S ribosomal protein L31, with protein MKKDIHPAYVETQVTCTCGNSFTTRSTATEGSLRADVCSACHPFYTGKQKILDTGGRVARFEKRYGKK; from the coding sequence ATGAAGAAGGACATCCACCCCGCGTACGTGGAGACCCAGGTCACCTGCACCTGCGGCAACTCGTTCACCACCCGCAGCACGGCCACCGAGGGCTCCCTCCGCGCCGATGTCTGCTCGGCCTGCCACCCGTTCTACACGGGCAAGCAGAAGATCCTCGACACCGGCGGCCGCGTCGCCCGGTTCGAGAAGCGCTACGGCAAGAAGTAG
- the rho gene encoding transcription termination factor Rho → MTESTTVDPTPADGADKAPAKAPRKAGGALGGKVIAELQEIAAGLGIEGAAKMRKGQLIDAIKTARGDAKPVEAPRASQDSQDTLIDVPAETKTKTKTTKRPARASRAAGAPKSSTPVEKAESREVDAPETAAPADTSDQGESRRERNQGEKQSDQGQRDRSQGDKQAEKDQSDRSRGEKQADKGQDDRRDRESGEREGNRGQNRQDRQGGNQNRQDRQDRQDRQGGGQRTQGGGQGRDQNRDQNRDQNRDQDDDGGRRRNRRGRNRGGSTGRGLEDNPTFTEDDVLVPAAGILDIHDNYAFVRTTGYLPSENDVYVSMQLVRKLGLRRGDAITGQVRQPREGERKEKFNPMVKVDSVNGSDADEAKRRVDFSKLTPLYPSERLRLEGQAGGLTGRVIDLVSPIGKGQRGLIVSPPKAGKTMVMQQVANAITENNPECHLMIVLVDERPEEVTDFQRTVKGEVIASTFDRPASDHTTVAELAIERAKRLVELGHDVVVLLDGITRLGRAYNLAAPASGRIMSGGVDSSALYPPKKFFGAARNIEDGGSLTILATALIETGSRMDEVIFEEFKGTGNWELRLRREFADKRIFPAIDVDASSTRREELLMARDELAIVWKLRRLLSGLDGQQGLELILGKLKKTQNNVEFLMEINKTMPGGASNGEN, encoded by the coding sequence GTGACGGAATCAACCACGGTCGATCCCACGCCCGCGGACGGTGCCGACAAGGCCCCCGCGAAGGCCCCCCGCAAGGCTGGGGGAGCGCTCGGCGGCAAGGTGATCGCCGAACTCCAGGAGATCGCCGCCGGCCTCGGCATCGAGGGTGCCGCCAAGATGCGCAAGGGTCAGCTGATCGACGCCATCAAGACCGCCCGCGGTGACGCGAAGCCGGTCGAGGCGCCCCGTGCCAGCCAGGACAGCCAGGACACGCTCATCGACGTGCCGGCCGAGACCAAGACCAAGACCAAGACGACCAAGCGCCCGGCGCGCGCCAGCCGCGCCGCGGGTGCCCCCAAGTCCTCCACCCCGGTCGAGAAGGCCGAGTCGCGTGAGGTCGACGCCCCCGAGACCGCCGCCCCGGCCGACACGTCCGACCAGGGCGAGAGCCGCCGTGAGCGCAATCAGGGCGAGAAGCAGTCCGACCAGGGCCAGCGTGACCGCTCGCAGGGCGACAAGCAGGCCGAGAAGGACCAGAGCGACCGCTCGCGCGGCGAGAAGCAGGCCGACAAGGGCCAGGACGATCGTCGTGACCGCGAGTCCGGCGAGCGCGAGGGCAACCGCGGCCAGAACCGCCAGGATCGCCAGGGCGGCAACCAGAACCGCCAGGACCGCCAGGACCGCCAGGACCGCCAAGGTGGCGGCCAGCGCACCCAGGGTGGCGGCCAGGGTCGCGATCAGAACCGCGACCAGAACCGCGATCAGAACCGCGACCAGGACGACGACGGCGGACGCCGTCGCAACCGTCGCGGCCGCAACCGTGGCGGCAGCACCGGCCGCGGCCTCGAGGACAACCCCACCTTCACCGAGGATGACGTCCTGGTGCCCGCCGCGGGCATCCTCGACATCCACGACAACTACGCGTTCGTGCGCACCACGGGCTACCTGCCCAGCGAGAACGACGTCTACGTCTCGATGCAGCTCGTGCGCAAGCTGGGCCTGCGTCGCGGTGACGCGATCACCGGCCAGGTGCGCCAGCCCCGTGAGGGCGAGCGCAAGGAGAAGTTCAACCCGATGGTCAAGGTCGACTCGGTCAACGGGTCGGACGCCGACGAGGCCAAGCGCCGCGTCGACTTCTCCAAGCTGACGCCGCTGTACCCGTCGGAGCGCCTGCGCCTCGAGGGCCAGGCCGGCGGCCTGACGGGTCGTGTCATCGACCTCGTCTCGCCGATCGGCAAGGGCCAGCGCGGCCTCATCGTCTCGCCGCCCAAGGCGGGCAAGACGATGGTGATGCAGCAGGTCGCCAACGCGATCACCGAGAACAACCCCGAGTGCCACCTGATGATCGTCCTGGTGGACGAGCGTCCGGAGGAGGTCACCGACTTCCAGCGCACCGTCAAGGGCGAGGTCATCGCCTCCACGTTCGACCGTCCGGCCTCCGACCACACCACCGTGGCCGAGCTGGCGATCGAGCGCGCCAAGCGCCTCGTCGAGCTGGGCCACGACGTGGTCGTGCTGCTGGACGGCATCACCCGCCTGGGCCGGGCCTACAACCTGGCCGCGCCCGCCTCCGGACGCATCATGTCCGGCGGTGTCGACTCCTCGGCGCTGTACCCGCCGAAGAAGTTCTTCGGTGCGGCGCGCAACATCGAGGACGGCGGCTCGCTGACGATCCTGGCCACCGCGCTCATCGAGACGGGCTCGCGCATGGACGAGGTCATCTTCGAGGAGTTCAAGGGCACCGGCAACTGGGAGCTGCGCCTGCGCCGCGAGTTCGCGGACAAGCGGATCTTCCCGGCGATCGACGTCGACGCCTCCAGCACCCGTCGCGAGGAGCTGCTCATGGCCCGCGACGAGCTGGCCATCGTGTGGAAGCTGCGCCGCCTGCTCTCGGGTCTCGACGGCCAGCAGGGCCTCGAGCTCATCCTGGGCAAGCTCAAGAAGACGCAGAACAACGTCGAGTTCCTCATGGAGATCAACAAGACGATGCCCGGCGGCGCGAGCAACGGCGAGAACTGA
- the thrB gene encoding homoserine kinase: protein MTFVDGPVTVRVPATTANLGPGFDSLGMALSWYDDVTAEVTTSGLTFDIEGEGADEVPRDETHLLYRAMDTAFDLLGEKPAGLHLTCRNTIPHGRGLGSSAAAIAAGVVLARALVVGGDERVDDTTLFGLATDLEGHPDNVAPALFGGFAISWIEGAAAETLRLDVEADVTVFVPPEPVATSVARGLLPEQVPHGDASFNAGRTALLVAALTSAPERLISATEDRLHQPYRAEAMPDSYKLVRQLRVEGVPAVISGAGPTVLAFAHSLGDWSPRGWLRRELRVSAEGAHLRP from the coding sequence ATGACCTTCGTCGACGGGCCGGTGACCGTCCGGGTCCCGGCCACCACCGCCAACCTCGGACCGGGCTTCGACTCCCTCGGGATGGCCCTGTCCTGGTATGACGACGTCACGGCCGAGGTCACCACCTCGGGCCTGACGTTCGACATCGAGGGCGAGGGCGCCGACGAGGTCCCGCGCGACGAGACCCACCTGCTGTACCGCGCGATGGACACCGCGTTCGACCTCCTCGGCGAGAAGCCCGCGGGCTTGCACCTGACGTGCCGCAACACGATTCCCCACGGCCGCGGCCTGGGTTCCTCGGCCGCGGCGATCGCGGCCGGTGTCGTGCTCGCGCGCGCCCTGGTCGTCGGCGGCGACGAGCGCGTCGACGACACGACGCTGTTCGGCCTCGCCACCGACCTCGAGGGTCATCCCGACAACGTCGCACCGGCACTGTTCGGCGGCTTCGCCATTTCGTGGATCGAGGGTGCCGCGGCCGAGACTCTGCGGCTCGACGTCGAGGCCGACGTCACCGTCTTCGTCCCGCCCGAGCCGGTCGCCACGTCCGTGGCCCGTGGCCTGCTGCCCGAGCAGGTCCCTCATGGCGACGCCTCCTTCAACGCCGGTCGCACGGCGCTGCTGGTGGCCGCGCTCACCTCCGCGCCCGAGCGGCTGATCTCGGCCACCGAGGACCGGCTGCACCAGCCCTACCGTGCCGAGGCGATGCCCGACTCCTACAAGCTGGTCCGCCAGCTGCGTGTCGAGGGCGTGCCGGCGGTCATCTCCGGTGCCGGGCCCACGGTGCTGGCATTCGCGCACAGTCTGGGCGACTGGAGCCCTCGAGGATGGCTGCGACGCGAGCTGCGCGTGTCGGCCGAAGGTGCGCACTTGCGGCCCTGA
- the thrC gene encoding threonine synthase: protein MASPWRGVIEEYRDRIPLEPGATVVSLGEGGTPLIHSAWLSGLVRGDVWVKVEGNNPTGSFKDRGMTTAISAAVAEGAKAVVCASTGNTSASMTAYAARAGLTPIVLVPQGKIAAGKMAQAVMHGGDIIQVRGNFDDCLDMSRGLAKEYPVALVNSVNPMRLEGQKTASFEIVDVLGRAPDIHVLPVGNAGNISAYWKGFVEYHESGDASSRPRMWGFQAAGAAPLVRGEVVKNPETVATAIRIGNPASWTLAENARDESGGRIDAVSDEQILHAQRELGRHEGIFVEPASAAGVAGLLAAVEAGEVPTGLTITVTVTGHGLKDIDTPLSQIGSIVDTVVDADVHAAAEAAGLA, encoded by the coding sequence ATGGCCAGCCCGTGGCGCGGAGTCATCGAGGAGTACCGGGACCGGATCCCGCTCGAGCCGGGCGCGACCGTCGTGTCGCTGGGGGAGGGCGGCACGCCGCTCATCCACTCGGCGTGGCTGTCCGGCCTCGTCCGCGGCGACGTCTGGGTGAAGGTGGAGGGGAACAATCCCACCGGCTCCTTCAAGGATCGCGGCATGACCACGGCGATCTCCGCCGCGGTGGCCGAGGGCGCCAAGGCGGTCGTGTGCGCCTCCACCGGCAACACGTCGGCGTCGATGACGGCCTATGCCGCCCGCGCCGGGCTCACCCCGATCGTGCTCGTGCCCCAGGGCAAGATCGCGGCCGGCAAGATGGCCCAGGCCGTCATGCACGGTGGTGACATCATCCAGGTCCGCGGCAACTTCGACGACTGCCTCGACATGTCGCGTGGGCTCGCCAAGGAGTACCCGGTCGCGCTGGTCAACTCGGTCAACCCGATGCGTCTCGAGGGCCAGAAGACCGCCTCGTTCGAGATCGTCGACGTGCTCGGCCGGGCCCCCGACATCCACGTCCTCCCGGTCGGCAACGCCGGCAACATCAGCGCGTACTGGAAGGGCTTCGTCGAGTACCACGAGTCCGGCGACGCCTCCTCGCGTCCGCGCATGTGGGGCTTCCAGGCGGCCGGCGCCGCGCCGCTCGTGCGGGGCGAGGTCGTGAAGAACCCCGAGACCGTGGCCACCGCGATCCGGATCGGCAACCCTGCCTCGTGGACCCTGGCCGAGAACGCCCGCGACGAGTCGGGTGGCCGGATCGACGCCGTCAGCGACGAGCAGATCCTGCACGCCCAGCGCGAGCTCGGGCGCCATGAGGGCATCTTCGTCGAGCCCGCGTCCGCCGCCGGCGTGGCCGGCCTCCTGGCCGCCGTCGAGGCCGGCGAGGTGCCCACGGGCCTCACGATCACCGTCACCGTCACCGGGCACGGCCTCAAGGACATCGACACGCCGCTGTCCCAGATCGGTTCCATCGTCGACACGGTCGTCGACGCCGACGTGCACGCGGCCGCCGAGGCGGCCGGACTCGCATGA
- the argS gene encoding arginine--tRNA ligase, whose amino-acid sequence MTPDQLSDAIVAALTSLVDAGRVTLPDPVPAQVRVERPKVKEHGDYATNIAMQLGKKAGMNPRAFAELLAAELTASDGIAGAEVAGPGFLNIRVAAGAQGEIARHVLEAGESYGYAPATGRKVDMEFISANPTGPLHLGHTRWAAVGDAIGRVMAAAGDEVTREFYINDRGNQMDKFGASLMARAHGQEPPEDGYLGAYVADLAARIVAADPGITSLPEDEQLVAFREAGYALQLGEHQSELAEFNTHFDVWFSERSLHESDAVERGMAKLREQGRLFESEGATWMRTTDFGDDKDRVLLRGNGELTYFASDTAYYVDKRDRGFDTCIYLLGADHHGYVGRLNAMAACVGDTPGEQIEVLIGQLVKIMQEGKELKLSKRAGTIVSLRELIDLIGVDPLRYTLIRYPADSPLTLDVAEMTRKSNDNPVYYVQYAHARLSSIIRNGADLGLTADLDRFDPSLLVEDRAGDLLRALAEFPRVVARAAELREPHRVARYLEDTASTFHKFYDVCRVLPQGDEEPTDTHRARLVLVAATRQVVATGLDLLGVSAPERM is encoded by the coding sequence GTGACCCCCGACCAGCTTTCCGACGCCATCGTCGCCGCCCTGACGTCCCTCGTGGACGCGGGCCGCGTGACCCTTCCCGACCCGGTTCCCGCCCAGGTCCGCGTCGAGCGACCGAAGGTCAAGGAGCACGGCGACTACGCCACGAACATCGCGATGCAGCTGGGCAAGAAGGCCGGAATGAACCCGCGCGCGTTCGCCGAGCTGCTCGCCGCCGAGCTCACCGCGTCCGACGGCATCGCCGGCGCCGAGGTGGCCGGCCCGGGCTTCCTGAACATCCGCGTCGCCGCTGGCGCGCAGGGCGAGATCGCCCGCCACGTCCTCGAGGCGGGGGAGTCCTACGGCTACGCCCCGGCCACCGGCCGCAAGGTCGACATGGAGTTCATCAGCGCCAACCCCACAGGTCCGTTGCACCTCGGCCACACGCGCTGGGCGGCCGTCGGCGACGCGATCGGTCGCGTCATGGCCGCGGCCGGCGACGAGGTCACGCGCGAGTTCTACATCAACGACCGCGGCAACCAGATGGACAAGTTCGGCGCCTCGCTGATGGCGCGGGCCCACGGCCAGGAGCCGCCCGAGGACGGGTACCTCGGTGCCTACGTCGCCGACCTCGCCGCGCGGATCGTCGCGGCCGACCCGGGCATCACGAGCCTGCCCGAGGACGAGCAGCTGGTCGCGTTCCGCGAGGCCGGCTACGCGTTGCAGCTGGGCGAGCACCAGTCCGAGCTGGCCGAGTTCAACACCCACTTCGACGTCTGGTTCTCCGAGCGCTCGCTGCACGAGTCCGACGCCGTCGAGCGCGGCATGGCCAAGCTGCGGGAGCAGGGCCGGCTGTTCGAGTCCGAGGGCGCCACCTGGATGCGCACCACCGACTTCGGCGACGACAAGGACCGGGTGCTGCTGCGCGGCAACGGCGAGCTCACGTACTTCGCGTCCGACACGGCCTACTACGTCGACAAGCGCGATCGCGGCTTCGACACCTGCATCTACCTGCTGGGCGCCGACCACCACGGCTACGTCGGACGCCTCAACGCGATGGCCGCCTGCGTCGGTGACACCCCGGGCGAGCAGATCGAGGTCCTCATCGGCCAGCTCGTGAAGATCATGCAGGAGGGCAAGGAGCTCAAGCTCAGCAAGCGCGCGGGCACGATCGTCTCTCTGCGTGAGCTGATCGACCTGATCGGCGTGGACCCGCTGCGATACACGCTGATCCGCTACCCGGCCGACTCGCCGCTCACGCTCGACGTCGCGGAGATGACGCGCAAGAGCAACGACAACCCGGTGTACTACGTCCAGTACGCCCACGCGCGGCTCTCGTCGATCATCCGCAACGGCGCCGACCTCGGCCTGACCGCCGACCTCGACCGGTTCGACCCGTCGCTGCTCGTCGAGGACCGCGCCGGTGACCTGTTGCGGGCCCTCGCCGAGTTCCCGCGCGTCGTGGCGCGTGCCGCCGAGCTGCGCGAGCCGCACCGGGTCGCCCGGTACCTCGAGGACACGGCCTCCACGTTCCACAAGTTCTACGACGTCTGCCGGGTCCTCCCGCAGGGCGACGAGGAGCCCACGGACACCCACCGCGCCCGGCTCGTGCTGGTCGCGGCCACGCGCCAGGTGGTCGCCACCGGGCTCGACCTGCTGGGCGTCTCGGCGCCGGAACGGATGTGA
- a CDS encoding MarR family winged helix-turn-helix transcriptional regulator, which produces MTREPTAVLDKLLHLSSLMASDLGRFEQESGLTTARTHVLWTLGHAGPVTQQALASALEVTPRNVTGLVDGLVASGHVTREPHPTDRRATLVTPTELGERTIRDLRESHTDLARQLFGDVPDRRLAAFESTLDETIATFLRLMEETT; this is translated from the coding sequence GTGACCCGCGAACCGACCGCCGTGCTCGACAAGCTGCTCCACCTCTCGTCGCTGATGGCGTCCGACCTGGGCCGCTTCGAGCAGGAGTCCGGGCTCACCACGGCCCGCACCCACGTGCTCTGGACGCTGGGCCACGCCGGTCCCGTCACGCAGCAGGCGCTCGCGAGCGCACTGGAGGTGACGCCACGGAACGTCACCGGGCTCGTGGACGGCCTCGTCGCCTCAGGACACGTCACCCGCGAGCCGCATCCCACCGACCGGCGCGCCACCCTCGTGACCCCGACCGAGCTCGGCGAGCGCACGATCCGCGACCTCCGCGAGAGCCACACCGATCTCGCACGACAGCTCTTCGGGGACGTGCCCGACCGCAGGCTGGCCGCGTTCGAGTCCACGCTGGACGAGACCATCGCGACCTTCCTGCGCCTGATGGAGGAGACCACGTGA
- a CDS encoding glutathione peroxidase, with translation MTTAWDFSATTIDGVEQQLADYRGKVALVVNTASQCGFTPQYGPLQDLYDTYADRGFVVLGFPCDQFGGQEPGAEDEIATFCESQFGVQFPMFSKVKVNGSDAHPLFQWLKSEKKGVLGGAIKWNFTKFLVDTEGTVVKRYGSTTSPQDIAKDIEALLAA, from the coding sequence ATGACCACCGCATGGGACTTCAGCGCCACCACGATCGACGGCGTGGAGCAGCAGCTCGCCGACTACCGCGGCAAGGTCGCGCTCGTCGTCAACACCGCCTCGCAGTGCGGCTTCACGCCGCAGTACGGACCCCTGCAGGACCTCTACGACACCTACGCCGATCGCGGCTTCGTGGTGCTGGGCTTCCCGTGCGACCAGTTCGGCGGTCAGGAGCCCGGCGCCGAGGACGAGATCGCCACGTTCTGCGAGTCGCAGTTCGGGGTGCAGTTCCCGATGTTCTCGAAGGTGAAGGTGAACGGCTCGGACGCGCACCCGCTCTTCCAGTGGCTGAAGTCGGAGAAGAAGGGCGTCCTCGGCGGTGCGATCAAGTGGAACTTCACCAAGTTCCTGGTCGACACCGAGGGCACGGTGGTCAAGCGCTACGGCTCGACGACGAGCCCCCAGGACATCGCGAAGGACATCGAGGCGCTGCTGGCGGCCTGA
- the lysA gene encoding diaminopimelate decarboxylase has translation MRSHEAGALHGQAGTRGPEWLREPDDSNELVPHLWSANVSKIDGVLTVAGEPATDLAQEFGTPLYVVDEDDFRARARGFREAFPDADVYYAGKAFLCVATARWIAEEGLNLDVCTGGELAVALRAGFPPARIGHHGNNKSVAELRRALKVGVGRIVIDSFEEIDRLAALSAELGVRAPVMVRVTAGVEAHTHEYISTSHEDQKFGFSISDGAALEAVRRVLAADGLDFLGLHSHIGSQIFVTDGFEVAARRVLRLHDQIARELGVTAPELDLGGGFGIAYTTQDDPRPAEDLGREIVKIVTDECAALRIDVPQLSIEPGRAIAGPSTFTLYEVGTTKAVGLDGGGSRMYVSVDGGMSDNIRPALYGADYSCTLASRESEARPALARVVGKHCESGDIVVKSEFLPSDIAAGDLLAVPGTGAYCRSLASNYNHVPRAAVVAVRDGEARLILRRETEDDLLALDVE, from the coding sequence ATGCGATCGCACGAGGCAGGCGCCCTGCACGGCCAGGCCGGCACCCGCGGACCGGAGTGGCTGCGCGAGCCCGACGACTCCAACGAGCTCGTGCCGCACCTGTGGTCGGCCAACGTCAGCAAGATCGACGGCGTCCTCACCGTGGCGGGCGAGCCGGCCACCGACCTGGCGCAGGAGTTCGGCACCCCGCTCTACGTCGTCGACGAGGACGACTTCCGGGCGCGGGCCCGCGGCTTCCGCGAGGCGTTCCCGGACGCCGACGTCTACTACGCGGGCAAGGCGTTCCTGTGCGTCGCCACGGCCCGCTGGATCGCCGAGGAGGGCCTGAACCTCGACGTGTGCACCGGGGGAGAGCTGGCGGTCGCGCTGCGCGCCGGGTTCCCGCCCGCCCGCATCGGGCACCACGGCAACAACAAGTCGGTCGCCGAGCTGCGCCGGGCCCTCAAGGTCGGCGTCGGCCGCATCGTGATCGACTCGTTCGAGGAGATCGACCGGCTCGCCGCCCTCAGTGCCGAGCTCGGCGTGCGCGCCCCCGTGATGGTGCGGGTCACCGCCGGCGTCGAGGCGCACACCCACGAGTACATCTCCACCTCGCACGAGGACCAGAAGTTCGGCTTCTCGATCTCCGACGGCGCCGCGCTGGAGGCCGTCCGCCGCGTGCTGGCCGCCGACGGTCTCGACTTCCTCGGGCTGCACTCGCACATCGGCTCGCAGATCTTCGTCACCGACGGCTTCGAGGTCGCCGCGCGCCGGGTGCTGCGGCTGCACGACCAGATCGCCCGCGAGCTGGGCGTCACCGCGCCCGAGCTCGACCTCGGCGGTGGCTTCGGCATCGCCTACACGACGCAGGACGACCCCCGGCCCGCCGAGGACCTGGGTCGCGAGATCGTCAAGATCGTCACCGACGAGTGCGCCGCCCTGAGGATCGACGTCCCCCAGCTCTCGATCGAGCCCGGCCGCGCGATCGCCGGCCCCTCCACCTTCACGCTGTACGAGGTCGGCACCACGAAGGCCGTGGGCCTCGACGGCGGCGGCTCGCGGATGTACGTCTCGGTCGACGGCGGGATGAGCGACAACATCCGGCCCGCGCTCTACGGCGCCGACTACTCGTGCACCCTCGCGTCGCGCGAGTCCGAGGCCCGCCCGGCGCTCGCCCGCGTCGTGGGCAAGCACTGCGAGTCCGGTGACATCGTGGTGAAGTCCGAGTTCCTGCCGTCGGACATCGCCGCGGGCGACCTGCTGGCCGTGCCCGGCACCGGGGCGTACTGCCGCTCGCTGGCCAGCAACTACAACCACGTGCCGCGCGCGGCGGTCGTGGCCGTGCGCGACGGTGAGGCGCGTCTCATCCTGCGCCGCGAGACCGAGGACGACCTGCTCGCCCTCGACGTCGAGTGA
- a CDS encoding homoserine dehydrogenase, whose amino-acid sequence MTTSAPARPIRIAMLGCGVVGTEVARFLLRDAEELGRRVGAPVELVGIAVRRLERTRSLDIPSELFTTDAKALVTRGDLDVVIEVIGGIEPARELILAALESGASVVTANKALLAEDGDTLYEAAVKAERDLYYEAAVAGAIPIVRPLRESLAGDRVERVLGIVNGTTNFILDAMTTTGAGFDDALDEAQRLGFAEADPTADVEGFDAAAKAAILAGLAFHTRVTIADVHREGITEVTAADVASASEIGSVVKLLAICEIDPEGSQVSVRVHPAMIPATHPLASVRGAYNAVFVESEAAGQLMFYGPGAGGAPTASAVLGDVVTVARHRVDGVFGPGETVHAQVEVLDIGRARTRYHVQIDVEDRPGVLAAVAEAFAVHDVSIKTVRQEGRGGDAQLVVVTHEADDAALAATVGQLRDLEMVRGVSSVMRVEGVS is encoded by the coding sequence GTGACCACGTCCGCTCCCGCCCGCCCGATCCGCATCGCGATGCTCGGCTGTGGTGTCGTCGGCACCGAGGTCGCCCGGTTCCTCCTGCGCGACGCCGAGGAGCTCGGCCGCCGCGTCGGCGCTCCGGTCGAGCTGGTCGGGATCGCCGTCCGCCGCCTCGAGCGCACGCGCAGCCTCGACATCCCCTCCGAGCTGTTCACCACCGACGCCAAGGCGCTCGTCACGCGGGGCGACCTCGACGTCGTCATCGAGGTCATCGGCGGCATCGAGCCGGCGCGCGAGCTCATCCTGGCCGCCCTCGAGAGCGGTGCGTCGGTCGTCACCGCGAACAAGGCCCTGCTGGCCGAGGACGGCGACACCCTCTACGAGGCGGCGGTCAAGGCCGAGCGCGACCTCTACTACGAGGCCGCCGTCGCCGGGGCCATCCCGATCGTCCGCCCGCTGCGCGAGTCGCTCGCCGGCGACCGGGTCGAGCGGGTCCTGGGCATCGTCAACGGCACCACCAACTTCATCCTCGACGCCATGACCACCACCGGCGCGGGCTTCGACGACGCGCTCGACGAGGCCCAGCGCCTCGGGTTCGCCGAGGCCGATCCCACCGCCGACGTGGAGGGCTTCGACGCCGCCGCCAAGGCCGCGATCCTGGCCGGGCTCGCGTTCCACACGCGCGTCACCATCGCCGACGTCCACCGCGAGGGCATCACCGAGGTCACCGCCGCCGACGTGGCGTCGGCGTCCGAGATCGGCTCGGTCGTCAAGCTGCTGGCGATCTGCGAGATCGACCCCGAGGGCAGCCAGGTGTCGGTGCGCGTCCATCCCGCGATGATCCCGGCCACGCACCCGCTGGCCAGCGTGCGCGGCGCCTACAACGCGGTCTTCGTCGAGAGCGAGGCCGCCGGCCAGCTCATGTTCTACGGCCCCGGCGCCGGTGGCGCGCCCACCGCGAGCGCGGTCCTCGGCGACGTCGTCACCGTGGCCCGCCATCGTGTCGACGGCGTCTTCGGCCCCGGCGAGACCGTGCACGCCCAGGTGGAGGTGCTCGACATCGGCCGGGCCCGCACGCGGTACCACGTCCAGATCGACGTGGAGGACCGTCCGGGTGTGCTGGCCGCCGTCGCGGAGGCGTTCGCCGTCCACGACGTCTCGATCAAGACGGTCCGCCAGGAGGGCCGCGGCGGCGACGCCCAACTCGTCGTCGTCACCCATGAGGCCGACGACGCCGCACTGGCGGCGACAGTGGGACAGCTCCGCGACCTGGAGATGGTGCGCGGGGTCTCGTCGGTCATGCGAGTCGAAGGAGTGTCGTGA
- a CDS encoding response regulator: protein MPPTVLVVDDTASIRFLIRTNLELAGFDVIEAEDGQDCLDVLAALDELPGLITMDMMMPRMDGVTAITRIRSDSRYAGVGLVMVSTQSQQIDLNRAAAAGVDEYVTKPFDPDTLVATVHRVLESRQ, encoded by the coding sequence GTGCCCCCCACCGTGCTGGTCGTCGACGACACGGCGTCCATTCGTTTCCTCATCCGCACCAATCTCGAGCTGGCAGGCTTCGACGTGATCGAGGCCGAGGACGGACAGGACTGTCTCGACGTCCTCGCGGCCCTCGACGAGCTGCCGGGCCTCATCACGATGGACATGATGATGCCGCGCATGGACGGCGTCACCGCCATCACGCGGATCCGCTCCGACTCCCGGTACGCCGGCGTCGGGCTGGTGATGGTCTCCACCCAGAGCCAGCAGATCGACCTCAACCGGGCCGCCGCCGCGGGCGTCGACGAGTACGTCACGAAGCCGTTCGATCCCGACACGCTCGTCGCGACCGTGCACCGGGTCCTCGAATCCCGGCAGTAG